A genomic region of Sulfobacillus acidophilus DSM 10332 contains the following coding sequences:
- a CDS encoding alpha/beta hydrolase fold protein (PFAM: Dual specificity phosphatase, catalytic domain; alpha/beta hydrolase fold~COGs: COG0596 hydrolase or acyltransferase (alpha/beta hydrolase superfamily)~InterPro IPR020422:IPR000340:IPR000073~KEGG: aav:Aave_2303 alpha/beta hydrolase fold~PFAM: Alpha/beta hydrolase fold-1; Dual specificity phosphatase, catalytic domain~SMART: Dual specificity phosphatase, subgroup, catalytic domain~SPTR: Alpha/beta hydrolase fold protein): MNRLTPNIWMGDAAEASNMIRHGATRLVDLRAEAFPPGYAIPVDHFPLQDEMPGQHAMLGQAARRVAQWARAGATVGVYCQAGNSRTAAVAALALVYQGADLEDALAAVRTARITAVPALSLKAAMVEVVRGWRVEGLTHHRLQVGDITLHAVHRPGEGPRLVLLHGVYGSWTHWRSVMPHLGNLDVWLLDLPGYGESDDWPGNFDYGRYLDILADAVRGVAGDGAILGGYSFGAYLALALMERQPPVARAGILVSLAGRTGEPSRHWPVEERRFPPNPLFDDRLAVVEANLKAIHFRRPEAVSRQAVYTTYHNIWQTRLGPRRMRDAGANRTSPLVTLSRVRHPLLMIWGAYDPYCQPRVADWEAACRRVRPDVGTRVVAEAAHWVQEEQPQVVGRLMRDFVETL; this comes from the coding sequence ATGAATCGGTTAACCCCCAACATTTGGATGGGAGACGCCGCCGAGGCGTCTAACATGATTCGCCACGGCGCTACCCGGCTGGTGGACTTGCGGGCGGAAGCGTTTCCCCCCGGCTACGCGATTCCGGTCGATCACTTTCCGTTGCAAGACGAGATGCCCGGCCAGCATGCTATGCTCGGTCAGGCGGCGCGCCGGGTGGCCCAATGGGCCCGGGCAGGCGCGACCGTGGGGGTCTATTGCCAAGCCGGGAACTCCCGCACGGCGGCGGTGGCCGCGTTGGCGCTGGTTTATCAAGGCGCCGATTTGGAGGATGCGTTGGCGGCCGTGCGGACTGCCCGTATAACGGCCGTGCCGGCCTTAAGCCTCAAAGCGGCGATGGTGGAGGTCGTGCGCGGCTGGCGGGTGGAAGGTCTGACGCACCATCGTCTCCAAGTGGGTGATATCACTCTGCACGCCGTTCATCGCCCCGGAGAGGGGCCACGGCTGGTACTGCTGCATGGGGTTTATGGAAGTTGGACCCATTGGCGGAGCGTGATGCCGCACCTGGGGAACTTGGATGTCTGGCTGCTGGACCTGCCGGGTTATGGCGAGTCGGACGATTGGCCCGGGAATTTCGACTACGGACGCTACTTGGACATTTTGGCCGATGCGGTGCGGGGGGTGGCGGGCGACGGAGCCATATTAGGCGGCTACTCGTTTGGCGCCTACCTGGCGCTGGCGTTGATGGAGCGTCAACCACCTGTGGCTCGGGCCGGAATATTGGTTTCTCTTGCCGGGCGGACCGGCGAGCCGTCCCGTCATTGGCCCGTGGAAGAGCGGCGCTTTCCGCCCAATCCGCTTTTCGATGATCGTCTAGCCGTGGTAGAAGCCAATTTGAAGGCGATTCACTTCCGACGACCCGAAGCCGTATCGCGCCAAGCGGTTTATACCACCTATCACAATATTTGGCAAACCCGTCTGGGACCACGCCGGATGCGCGATGCCGGGGCGAACCGCACGTCCCCGCTGGTGACTCTAAGCCGGGTCAGGCATCCGCTTCTCATGATTTGGGGCGCTTATGATCCATATTGCCAGCCCCGGGTCGCCGATTGGGAGGCGGCCTGCCGCCGCGTTCGACCCGATGTAGGAACCCGCGTCGTGGCCGAGGCGGCGCACTGGGTGCAAGAGGAACAGCCCCAAGTGGTGGGCCGATTGATGCGGGACTTTGTCGAAACGCTTTAA
- a CDS encoding MaoC domain protein dehydratase (PFAM: MaoC like domain~COGs: COG2030 Acyl dehydratase~InterPro IPR002539~KEGG: cak:Caul_0447 dehydratase~PFAM: MaoC-like dehydratase~SPTR: MaoC domain protein dehydratase), with protein sequence MWQAGDTVSLGTMQLSREQIVRYAGASGDFNPIHYDEDRARGFGLPGVIAHGMLSMGVLARLMGQAAPPGSRIERYGVRFRTMVRPQEPLTATARVISVDGDGRVVLDLVLRHDDGRVAVSGEAVLTPLSQKPVTKGER encoded by the coding sequence ATGTGGCAGGCGGGAGACACGGTTAGCCTCGGAACCATGCAATTGAGCCGGGAACAGATTGTGCGGTACGCGGGAGCGTCCGGCGATTTCAACCCTATTCACTATGACGAGGATCGCGCTCGCGGGTTTGGCCTTCCCGGGGTTATTGCGCACGGCATGCTGAGCATGGGCGTGTTAGCGCGGCTTATGGGTCAAGCGGCGCCGCCGGGATCGCGGATCGAGCGGTATGGCGTACGCTTCCGGACCATGGTTCGGCCTCAGGAGCCACTGACGGCCACGGCTCGGGTGATTTCGGTGGATGGCGACGGACGGGTGGTGCTGGACCTTGTCCTTCGGCACGACGACGGCCGGGTTGCGGTAAGCGGGGAGGCGGTGCTAACCCCCTTGTCCCAAAAACCGGTAACCAAGGGTGAACGATGA
- a CDS encoding MaoC-like dehydratase (KEGG: afw:Anae109_0390 MaoC-like dehydratase~SPTR: MaoC-like dehydratase), giving the protein MWDYDPGRVGEKSVPAVHEIEKGAIRRFAEALGETDPIYFDEQAAQSAGYRSVPVPPTFYVTLGRNPIPGLQLPRAGVIHGEQEFIYGKVACAGDRITVTGWVSDVRQVQGGRGTMTLVTIMAEGVHEDGDTAFHSRSVLIIPEGVA; this is encoded by the coding sequence ATGTGGGATTACGATCCGGGCCGGGTTGGCGAAAAAAGCGTGCCGGCCGTGCATGAGATTGAAAAGGGCGCGATTCGCCGGTTCGCGGAAGCCCTGGGAGAGACCGACCCCATCTACTTTGATGAGCAGGCGGCCCAAAGTGCCGGATATCGGAGCGTACCGGTACCGCCGACGTTTTACGTGACACTTGGCCGAAATCCTATTCCGGGTCTTCAATTGCCGCGGGCCGGGGTAATTCATGGCGAGCAGGAATTTATCTACGGAAAAGTTGCTTGTGCCGGGGATCGCATTACCGTGACGGGATGGGTGTCCGACGTTCGTCAGGTTCAAGGGGGACGGGGAACGATGACGTTGGTGACCATTATGGCGGAGGGCGTGCATGAGGATGGCGACACGGCGTTTCACTCGCGGTCGGTCCTGATAATACCGGAGGGGGTGGCGTAA
- a CDS encoding Long-chain-fatty-acid--CoA ligase (PFAM: AMP-binding enzyme~COGs: COG0318 Acyl-CoA synthetase (AMP-forming)/AMP-acid ligase II~InterPro IPR000873~KEGG: aac:Aaci_0142 AMP-dependent synthetase and ligase~PFAM: AMP-dependent synthetase/ligase~PRIAM: Long-chain-fatty-acid--CoA ligase~SPTR: AMP-dependent synthetase and ligase), producing MQVLTRVLRDNVKEFGEYPFLYDGDTVFSNVDGLVQAERIRDLLVATGVQPGDRILVSMPNRAEVFFVYQGAMMAGAVVVPVMYLLGRPEIAHILQDAEPVGIFTDRSSLDKVLGAVQDAGVAPRIWSADPSDRVSCLWDNVEVPQAVRPDPGEEDLAVILYTSGTTGSPKGVMLTHKNLYANAQQVIASSPDRDRGVTLGVLPLAHIFGFTVTTVTAMLGGSIVIFRKFDVVEVFEAIQRHRVRGFSAVPAMLYAMVNSPEANRYDLSSLETVSSGSAPCPVPLIEAFQAKFHADVLEGYGLSEAAPVVSGHRRDMPIKPGTVGVLVAGVEARIVDMDGRDLPSGEVGELWVRGDNVSPGYFRRPEASREALDGDGWLHTGDMARMDEDGYLTIVDRKKDVIIRGGFNIYPRDVEDVLVQHPSVAEAAVVGVPSERLGEEAVAFVTAKPGTVIDENEVLSYVGQILAHYKVPKALKVVEALPRNAVGKVLKRTLKEWASP from the coding sequence ATGCAGGTTTTAACGCGGGTACTCCGCGATAATGTGAAAGAGTTCGGCGAGTATCCCTTTTTGTATGACGGGGACACGGTCTTCAGCAATGTCGACGGTCTCGTTCAGGCGGAGCGAATTCGGGATTTGTTGGTAGCCACAGGAGTTCAACCGGGCGATCGCATCCTGGTTTCCATGCCCAATCGGGCCGAAGTTTTCTTCGTCTATCAAGGGGCGATGATGGCCGGTGCGGTGGTCGTGCCGGTTATGTATCTTTTGGGGCGCCCGGAAATCGCGCATATTCTGCAAGACGCCGAGCCTGTCGGGATATTCACCGACCGGAGTTCGCTCGACAAAGTGCTTGGGGCGGTCCAAGACGCCGGCGTTGCCCCCCGGATTTGGTCGGCGGACCCGTCGGATCGGGTGTCGTGCCTTTGGGATAACGTGGAGGTCCCTCAAGCGGTACGACCCGACCCGGGGGAAGAGGATTTGGCCGTCATTCTTTATACCTCCGGTACCACCGGCTCTCCCAAAGGCGTCATGTTGACCCACAAAAACCTCTATGCCAATGCACAGCAGGTCATCGCCAGCAGTCCGGACCGAGATCGTGGGGTGACGCTCGGCGTGCTGCCGCTGGCACATATTTTCGGATTTACGGTGACTACGGTGACGGCCATGCTAGGCGGGTCCATCGTCATATTTCGGAAATTTGACGTCGTGGAAGTCTTCGAAGCGATTCAACGCCACCGGGTGCGGGGATTTTCCGCCGTACCGGCGATGCTCTATGCGATGGTCAACAGCCCTGAGGCGAACCGTTACGATCTGTCCAGCTTGGAGACGGTTTCATCCGGATCGGCGCCCTGCCCGGTTCCGCTCATAGAAGCCTTTCAGGCCAAATTTCATGCGGATGTCCTCGAGGGCTACGGACTGTCGGAGGCGGCGCCGGTGGTGAGCGGCCATCGGCGCGATATGCCGATTAAACCGGGCACGGTGGGAGTTCTCGTCGCCGGGGTCGAGGCGCGCATCGTGGATATGGACGGCCGGGACTTACCGTCCGGCGAGGTCGGGGAACTGTGGGTGCGGGGGGACAACGTCAGTCCAGGCTACTTCCGGCGACCGGAGGCGTCCCGGGAAGCATTGGATGGCGACGGTTGGCTTCATACCGGCGACATGGCGCGCATGGACGAGGACGGCTATTTAACGATTGTCGACCGCAAAAAGGACGTCATCATTCGGGGCGGATTTAACATCTACCCCCGGGACGTGGAGGACGTGTTAGTGCAGCACCCGTCCGTGGCCGAGGCGGCTGTTGTCGGCGTGCCTTCGGAACGGCTCGGCGAAGAGGCGGTGGCATTTGTGACCGCTAAACCCGGCACGGTAATCGACGAAAATGAGGTGTTAAGTTACGTCGGGCAGATATTGGCTCATTACAAAGTGCCCAAAGCCCTTAAGGTCGTCGAGGCGTTGCCGAGAAACGCGGTCGGCAAGGTTTTGAAAAGAACGCTGAAGGAGTGGGCGTCCCCATGA
- a CDS encoding Isovaleryl-CoA dehydrogenase (PFAM: Acyl-CoA dehydrogenase, C-terminal domain; Acyl-CoA dehydrogenase, middle domain; Acyl-CoA dehydrogenase, N-terminal domain~COGs: COG1960 Acyl-CoA dehydrogenase~InterPro IPR006092:IPR006091:IPR006090~KEGG: tcu:Tcur_3342 acyl-CoA dehydrogenase domain-containing protein~PFAM: Acyl-CoA oxidase/dehydrogenase, type 1; Acyl-CoA oxidase/dehydrogenase, central region; Acyl-CoA dehydrogenase, N-terminal~PRIAM: Isovaleryl-CoA dehydrogenase~SPTR: Acyl-CoA dehydrogenase domain protein), with translation MDIRFSAEHEAFRERVRSFLTEVLPEGWGTSKHPYPRNPQEQAEVGLCWERTVYAHGLAGLSWPKEYGGQGLTWVEEVIFSEECARANAPAGVNGLGKGLLGPTLLVEGTEDQKRRFIPPLLAGDEIWCQGYSEPNAGSDLASLTTRAVLDGDEWVITGQKIWTSYAHLADWCFVLARTDASAPKHRGITFLLVPMHQVGVTVEPLVQLTGEAHFNSVTFNEARTARENVVGAVNDGWRIANTILSFERGTTIVGRHAHYRREFDTLLDAARQSRGENGPIADDAHYRQRFMELWSEIEILRFHGYQVITQLQTKSRLGPEASMLKLYYSEMHKRLGELAMDVLGGAMPFAGGLDSLAGGDLHRAFLWSRAETIFAGTSEIQKNVIAERVLGLPKDGRP, from the coding sequence ATGGATATTCGCTTTAGCGCCGAACACGAGGCATTTCGGGAGCGCGTGCGGTCTTTTCTGACGGAGGTATTGCCGGAGGGGTGGGGAACGTCTAAACATCCCTACCCGCGGAATCCCCAAGAACAGGCCGAAGTAGGGCTTTGCTGGGAGCGGACGGTCTATGCGCATGGATTGGCGGGCTTGTCGTGGCCCAAAGAATATGGCGGGCAAGGACTGACCTGGGTGGAGGAGGTGATTTTCTCGGAAGAATGCGCCCGCGCCAATGCTCCGGCCGGCGTCAACGGCCTAGGCAAAGGGCTTTTGGGGCCGACGCTCTTGGTCGAAGGCACCGAGGATCAGAAACGACGATTTATCCCCCCCCTTTTGGCCGGGGACGAGATCTGGTGCCAGGGCTATTCCGAACCCAATGCCGGCTCCGATTTAGCCTCTCTAACCACCCGGGCGGTATTGGACGGCGACGAGTGGGTTATCACCGGCCAGAAAATTTGGACCTCCTATGCTCATTTGGCGGACTGGTGCTTTGTGTTGGCCCGTACCGACGCCTCGGCACCTAAACACCGCGGCATCACCTTTTTGTTAGTGCCGATGCACCAGGTCGGGGTAACGGTGGAACCGCTGGTCCAACTGACGGGTGAGGCCCACTTCAATAGTGTCACGTTTAACGAGGCCCGCACCGCCCGGGAGAATGTCGTGGGGGCGGTTAACGACGGCTGGCGGATCGCCAACACCATCTTGTCCTTTGAACGCGGTACGACCATTGTCGGCCGGCATGCGCACTATCGGCGGGAATTTGACACATTACTCGATGCGGCTCGCCAATCGCGAGGGGAAAACGGCCCCATCGCCGACGACGCCCATTACCGGCAGCGTTTTATGGAACTCTGGAGTGAGATTGAGATTTTACGGTTTCATGGCTATCAGGTGATTACGCAGCTACAAACGAAAAGCCGTTTGGGACCCGAAGCGTCGATGCTCAAGCTCTATTACAGCGAAATGCATAAGCGCCTGGGGGAACTGGCCATGGACGTACTGGGGGGCGCCATGCCTTTCGCGGGAGGCTTGGACAGTTTGGCCGGGGGTGATTTGCATCGCGCGTTTTTGTGGTCTCGTGCCGAAACCATTTTTGCCGGCACTTCGGAGATTCAAAAGAACGTCATCGCCGAACGGGTATTGGGGCTCCCGAAAGACGGACGCCCATGA
- a CDS encoding 2,4-dienoyl-CoA reductase (NADPH) (PFAM: short chain dehydrogenase~COGs: COG1028 Dehydrogenase with different specificities (related to short-chain alcohol dehydrogenase)~InterPro IPR002198~KEGG: tmr:Tmar_1718 short-chain dehydrogenase/reductase SDR~PFAM: Short-chain dehydrogenase/reductase SDR~PRIAM: 2,4-dienoyl-CoA reductase (NADPH)~SPTR: 2,4-dienoyl-CoA reductase), with amino-acid sequence MLPTQKTALVTGASQGIGEIVAVHLARAGYRLALLARNREKLAQVRDRWPELAEALVLPADVRRADQIEHAAALVEEHFDHLDVLVNNAGGSFAAPARRLSPNGFSQVVAINLVGPFVVSRTFLPLLEKKGGSIINIGSTAGRDMAPNMVAYGASKAGLVNMTRTLAAEWGPAVRVNCIAPGPVLTEAARQVLYQNDGARIAEAARTRSVGRLGTPEDVAEAILWIVRAGYVNGTVIYLDGGPDVHPAGGSGR; translated from the coding sequence ATGCTGCCTACACAGAAAACCGCGCTGGTGACCGGAGCGTCGCAGGGCATTGGTGAAATCGTGGCCGTGCATTTGGCGCGGGCCGGGTATCGGCTGGCCCTTTTGGCGCGGAACCGGGAGAAGCTGGCCCAAGTCCGGGACCGCTGGCCCGAGTTGGCCGAGGCTTTGGTCTTACCGGCGGATGTGCGCCGGGCCGATCAGATTGAGCACGCCGCGGCGTTAGTCGAAGAACATTTCGACCACCTCGACGTGTTGGTCAATAACGCCGGCGGATCATTTGCGGCTCCGGCCCGCCGGTTGTCACCCAATGGGTTCTCGCAGGTGGTGGCCATTAATTTGGTCGGGCCGTTTGTGGTGTCCCGCACATTCTTGCCGCTATTGGAAAAAAAGGGCGGCTCGATTATCAACATCGGCTCCACGGCCGGGCGGGATATGGCGCCCAACATGGTTGCCTATGGCGCCAGCAAGGCAGGCTTGGTGAATATGACGCGGACCTTGGCGGCGGAATGGGGGCCGGCGGTACGAGTCAACTGCATCGCTCCCGGACCGGTTCTCACCGAGGCCGCCCGCCAAGTGTTGTATCAGAACGACGGCGCACGCATTGCCGAGGCGGCCCGAACCCGTTCGGTCGGACGTCTGGGTACCCCCGAGGATGTCGCGGAGGCCATATTGTGGATTGTCCGGGCCGGGTATGTGAACGGAACGGTCATCTATTTGGACGGCGGTCCCGATGTCCATCCGGCAGGCGGATCGGGGAGGTAA
- a CDS encoding major facilitator superfamily MFS_1 (PFAM: Major Facilitator Superfamily~COGs: COG2271 Sugar phosphate permease~InterPro IPR011701~KEGG: nda:Ndas_1093 major facilitator superfamily MFS_1~PFAM: Major facilitator superfamily MFS-1~SPTR: Major facilitator superfamily MFS_1), with protein MAVEAPRMARWFSRRDIDIYPRGWIQVGLLVMVIIANIVANYEGELAPVAPVLLPYLKLTLLGYGLIVGLTTMVSGIVSLLVGARFDRYGRTFFVALGTFVTSIAVFSMVLVHNTLDFIMVRLIMAVILGLVLPATTGLVRDFTPRVGRALGFGLWTFGPVGANFLAAGVAGATLPLFHDAWQSQFVIMGSVCFIISIAVAFLIRDLSPGLRAQIVHNHTEAQTAALRAREVKETVADPRLVYRSGRIWALAVGIVLFLLVYYFTTAFGPLYLSTVFKYPAAEAASIASYFWLANLGSLIVVGLVSDWLQLRKLFSFIGVIGVVVFMFFWVRLIGHPVPPSTMILYTSLQGVLLGIGFGPWMALYSENLEDIHPALQGTGWALWSFVQYVLAGFAGAITFLVVTGAGWAAWLDVCWVGVVVYGVLLFFGRGPWFHRPDRPSGIGRQSVS; from the coding sequence ATGGCTGTTGAAGCTCCGCGCATGGCACGCTGGTTTTCACGGCGCGACATCGATATCTACCCGCGGGGATGGATTCAAGTCGGACTCTTGGTGATGGTCATCATTGCCAACATCGTGGCCAACTATGAGGGCGAGCTGGCGCCGGTGGCGCCGGTGCTGCTGCCTTACCTGAAACTGACGTTATTGGGTTACGGCCTTATCGTCGGGCTCACCACGATGGTTTCGGGGATTGTGTCGTTACTGGTAGGAGCGCGCTTTGACCGATATGGGCGTACCTTCTTTGTCGCGCTGGGCACCTTTGTCACGTCGATCGCGGTCTTTTCGATGGTTTTGGTGCATAACACGTTGGATTTTATCATGGTGCGCCTTATTATGGCGGTTATTCTCGGGCTTGTGCTGCCGGCCACCACAGGGCTGGTGCGGGACTTTACCCCCCGTGTGGGACGGGCTCTGGGGTTTGGGCTCTGGACTTTCGGCCCGGTGGGCGCGAACTTCCTGGCCGCCGGCGTGGCCGGTGCGACGCTCCCTCTGTTTCACGACGCCTGGCAATCTCAGTTCGTGATTATGGGTAGCGTTTGCTTCATCATCAGTATCGCGGTCGCTTTTTTGATCCGCGATTTAAGTCCGGGCCTGCGCGCACAAATCGTCCATAACCATACGGAGGCGCAAACGGCGGCGCTACGAGCCCGCGAAGTGAAAGAGACGGTGGCTGACCCGCGCCTGGTCTACCGTTCCGGTCGCATTTGGGCCTTGGCGGTCGGGATTGTGCTGTTTTTGTTGGTTTACTACTTTACCACGGCGTTTGGACCGTTGTACCTGTCCACGGTCTTTAAATACCCGGCCGCCGAGGCGGCTTCGATTGCCAGCTACTTCTGGTTGGCGAATCTCGGGTCGCTTATCGTGGTGGGTCTGGTCTCCGATTGGCTACAACTCCGAAAGCTCTTTTCGTTTATCGGCGTCATCGGGGTGGTTGTCTTCATGTTCTTCTGGGTCCGGCTTATCGGCCACCCGGTGCCCCCTTCCACCATGATTCTTTACACCTCGCTTCAGGGTGTTCTGCTGGGCATCGGGTTTGGTCCCTGGATGGCGCTTTACTCGGAAAACCTTGAGGACATTCATCCGGCTCTGCAGGGAACCGGCTGGGCGTTGTGGTCGTTTGTGCAGTATGTGTTGGCCGGGTTTGCGGGCGCCATTACGTTTCTGGTGGTAACGGGCGCCGGTTGGGCGGCCTGGTTGGACGTTTGCTGGGTTGGGGTGGTGGTGTATGGGGTGTTGCTATTTTTTGGCCGCGGTCCATGGTTTCACCGTCCGGATCGGCCATCCGGTATCGGACGGCAAAGCGTTTCCTAG
- a CDS encoding acyl-CoA dehydrogenase domain-containing protein (PFAM: Acyl-CoA dehydrogenase, C-terminal domain; Acyl-CoA dehydrogenase, N-terminal domain~COGs: COG1960 Acyl-CoA dehydrogenase~InterPro IPR006092:IPR006090~KEGG: sti:Sthe_0531 acyl-CoA dehydrogenase domain protein~PFAM: Acyl-CoA oxidase/dehydrogenase, type 1; Acyl-CoA dehydrogenase, N-terminal~SPTR: Acyl-CoA dehydrogenase domain protein) has translation MDFSYSDEQFMVYDSALGLMRREAGPGLCRDAYREGAGVARRLVGKLADQGILGGNLSEAYGGSHLTLLDYALVFEAAGQALLPFPLAESYVVTAILESWGDNQVRERWLPAIAAGKTIPTIAWGDGQGGFETGGVQSVKRQGRIRLFGRRTFVPFAEVAGLVLTPAYSTEIGGVFLALLEPGRPGLAIEPLQSLDGSYPMAALSLDGYALDEADVVRPGAEAWQRARTIALAALAQEALGVAEEVFRLTLEYVKVREQFGGPVGRFQAVKHAAADDYLLLESARVANRYAAWTVSEGDSDGPLYAKLAKAYAGDMARRVTGDAIQLHGGIAFTWDSDVHLYFKRAWRLASQLGRSTDLREQMARRIIDGRFEEGDGHGYSL, from the coding sequence ATGGACTTTAGTTATTCGGACGAGCAGTTCATGGTGTACGACAGCGCACTGGGTTTGATGCGCCGGGAGGCAGGACCCGGTCTATGTCGCGATGCCTATCGAGAGGGGGCGGGGGTGGCCCGACGGCTAGTCGGTAAGTTAGCCGACCAGGGGATTCTGGGAGGTAACCTTTCGGAAGCGTATGGCGGCAGCCATTTGACGCTCTTGGATTATGCCCTCGTGTTTGAGGCCGCCGGGCAAGCCTTGTTACCGTTTCCTTTGGCGGAAAGTTATGTGGTCACCGCCATTTTAGAATCCTGGGGGGACAACCAGGTGCGAGAACGGTGGCTTCCCGCGATCGCGGCCGGAAAGACTATTCCCACCATCGCCTGGGGTGACGGTCAAGGCGGGTTTGAGACCGGCGGGGTGCAATCCGTGAAACGGCAAGGACGTATCCGGCTATTCGGACGACGCACCTTCGTGCCTTTTGCCGAAGTGGCCGGCCTCGTGCTGACGCCGGCCTACTCGACCGAGATCGGCGGGGTGTTTCTGGCCCTGTTGGAGCCCGGCCGGCCCGGTTTGGCGATTGAACCGCTTCAGAGTCTGGACGGCTCCTATCCGATGGCCGCGCTCAGCCTGGACGGTTACGCGTTGGACGAGGCGGATGTCGTCCGGCCCGGCGCCGAGGCTTGGCAGCGCGCCCGTACCATCGCGCTGGCGGCGCTGGCCCAAGAGGCGCTGGGGGTGGCGGAAGAAGTGTTTCGCCTTACGCTGGAGTATGTCAAAGTCCGCGAACAGTTTGGGGGACCGGTCGGTCGGTTTCAGGCGGTCAAACATGCCGCCGCCGACGACTATCTGTTATTGGAAAGCGCCCGGGTGGCGAATCGTTATGCCGCATGGACGGTGAGCGAAGGGGATTCCGACGGGCCGCTCTATGCCAAGCTGGCCAAGGCATACGCCGGGGACATGGCTCGGCGGGTCACCGGTGATGCCATTCAGCTGCACGGAGGCATCGCCTTTACCTGGGATAGCGATGTCCACCTCTATTTCAAGCGTGCCTGGCGGCTGGCTTCCCAATTGGGCCGGTCGACCGACTTGCGTGAGCAGATGGCCCGGCGGATCATTGACGGACGGTTCGAGGAGGGGGATGGGCATGGATATTCGCTTTAG